The following coding sequences lie in one Peromyscus maniculatus bairdii isolate BWxNUB_F1_BW_parent chromosome 3, HU_Pman_BW_mat_3.1, whole genome shotgun sequence genomic window:
- the LOC143272252 gene encoding uncharacterized protein LOC143272252, translating into MLVVLLTGALLALSSAQSSSEEIKDQDEYIFLRPFPGGHPLGPPASSESQEETSHPRPPHGGGSHSHSHHLPPHHQHKPPHGEGNQTQPRPPRPDQGNHTQPRPPHPDQGNHTQPRPPRPDQGNHTQPRPPRPDQGNQTQPRPPRPDQGNQTQPRPPRPDQGNQTQPRPPRPDQGNQTQPRPPRPDQGNQTQPRPPRPDQGNQTQPRPPRPDQGNQTQPRPPRPDQGNQTQPRPPRPDQGNQTQPRPPRPDQGNQTEPRPPRPDLGNDTDHPSI; encoded by the exons ATGCTGGTGGTCCTGCTGACGGGAGCCTTGCTGGCACTGAGCTCAGCTCAGAGCTCAAGTGAag AGATTAAGGATCAAGATGAGTACATATTTCTGAGACCATTTCCTGGAGGACACCCACTTGGACCCCCTGCTAGCAGTGAAAGCCAAGAGGAAACGTCTCACCCAAGACCACCTCATGGTGGAGGCAGCCACTCACATTCTCACCATCTACCTCCCCACCACCAGCACAAACCACCCCACGGTGAAGGCAACCAGACACAGCCTCGGCCTCCCCGGCCAGACCAAGGAAATCATACACAGCCTCGTCCTCCTCACCCTGACCAAGGAAATCATACACAGCCTCGTCCTCCTCGTCCTGACCAAGGAAATCATACACAGCCTCGTCCTCCTCGTCCTGACCAAGGAAACCAGACACAGCCTCGTCCTCCTCGCCCTGACCAAGGTAACCAGACACAGCCTCGTCCTCCCCGACCAGACCAAGGTAACCAGACACAGCCTCGTCCTCCCCGACCAGACCAAGGTAACCAGACACAGCCTCGTCCTCCCCGCCCTGACCAAGGAAATCAGACACAGCCTCGTCCTCCTCGTCCTGACCAAGGAAATCAAACACAGCCTCGTCCTCCTCGCCCTGACCAAGGTAACCAGACACAGCCTCGTCCTCCCCGACCAGACCAAGGTAACCAGACACAGCCTCGTCCTCCCCGACCAGACCAAGGTAACCAGACACAGCCTCGGCCTCCTCGCCCTGACCAAGGCAACCAGACAGAGCCTCGTCCTCCCCGGCCAGACCTAGGCAATGACACAGACCACCCCAGTATCTGA